In Sulfurihydrogenibium subterraneum DSM 15120, one genomic interval encodes:
- a CDS encoding family 1 encapsulin nanocompartment shell protein gives MEFLKREEAPLTATDWERLDKIVIETVKRNLVGRRFIELSGPYDAGVQFVPQDIIESGNSGACGLFGESDCGVVKVKERKFLPLPIIYKDFKIHWRDIETAKKLGVPLDFSVAAVAASDVALTEDKLIFHGDKETGFEGLLNVKGRNVCKIKDWSKEGEAFSNILEAVVKLNELGFYSNFALVLNPKDYANLHRLYGNSGVLEIEHIKKLFDVGVFTAPVVPQNKAVLVATGIENMDIFVSQDVITAYVNYDSMDHYFRIFEIVALRIKRPESICTIE, from the coding sequence ATGGAATTTTTAAAAAGAGAAGAGGCTCCTTTAACTGCAACTGATTGGGAAAGGCTTGATAAGATTGTTATAGAAACAGTAAAGAGAAATCTTGTAGGAAGAAGATTTATTGAGTTATCTGGACCCTACGATGCAGGCGTTCAGTTTGTTCCTCAGGATATCATTGAATCTGGAAACAGTGGTGCTTGCGGTTTATTTGGCGAAAGTGATTGTGGAGTTGTAAAAGTAAAAGAAAGAAAATTTTTGCCCTTGCCTATAATATACAAGGATTTTAAAATCCATTGGAGAGATATAGAAACGGCAAAAAAGTTAGGAGTTCCTTTAGACTTTAGCGTTGCAGCCGTTGCAGCTTCTGACGTAGCGTTAACAGAAGATAAACTTATATTCCATGGAGATAAAGAAACAGGTTTTGAAGGTCTTTTGAATGTTAAAGGAAGGAATGTATGTAAAATAAAGGATTGGAGTAAGGAAGGAGAGGCTTTTTCTAATATATTAGAGGCAGTTGTAAAACTAAATGAGTTAGGATTTTACTCTAATTTTGCTTTAGTTTTAAATCCAAAAGACTATGCAAACCTACACAGACTTTACGGAAACAGTGGAGTTTTAGAAATAGAGCACATAAAAAAACTTTTTGATGTAGGAGTATTTACAGCTCCTGTTGTTCCTCAAAACAAAGCGGTTTTAGTTGCAACTGGAATAGAAAATATGGATATTTTTGTATCTCAAGATGTTATAACAGCCTATGTTAATTATGACAGTATGGACCATTACTTTAGAATTTTTGAGATAGTTGCCCTTCGTATAAAAAGACCAGAAAGTATATGTACAATTGAGTAA
- a CDS encoding OmpH family outer membrane protein: MKKFVAVLSVVFFMALSVAVKAADLVFIDVQPVVNNSKAGKDAQALLEEAGKKAQAEVEAKQKTLKQDQKSQEEFQAFAIQKQQEVLKRRDELLGQFMKLVQENLESFAKEKNYSLIIDKQAVLYGKPELDKTQEFLNYFDSKYEKGPKIK; the protein is encoded by the coding sequence ATGAAAAAGTTTGTAGCGGTTTTATCGGTTGTTTTTTTTATGGCTTTATCTGTAGCTGTAAAAGCAGCTGACCTTGTTTTCATTGACGTTCAACCTGTGGTAAACAACTCTAAAGCTGGTAAAGATGCTCAGGCTCTTTTAGAAGAAGCAGGGAAAAAAGCTCAAGCAGAAGTTGAAGCAAAACAAAAAACTTTAAAGCAAGACCAGAAATCCCAAGAAGAGTTCCAAGCCTTTGCCATTCAAAAACAGCAGGAAGTTTTAAAAAGAAGAGATGAACTTCTTGGACAGTTTATGAAGTTAGTTCAAGAAAATTTAGAAAGCTTTGCAAAAGAAAAGAATTACTCTCTCATAATAGACAAGCAAGCAGTTTTATACGGAAAACCTGAACTTGACAAAACACAAGAGTTTTTAAACTACTTTGATTCCAAGTACGAAAAAGGTCCAAAAATAAAGTAA
- the mobA gene encoding molybdenum cofactor guanylyltransferase has protein sequence MSKKISCVVLAGGQSKRMGTDKAFLAYKDKTFLQTIVEKLSKKCDEIILSVNKDPRIYIDHLKPHKVKVVKDLHPYEGPLNAILSVSEHIKNPYVFIATCDTPLLNENLIDIYMSIIDEFDAVIPQVHGKFQPLNTLYTKKSLLKVKNLYPEIKSLNQWIKNLKRVLVVNEEVIQNFDPDLLTYKSVNTPEDYERLIKYGL, from the coding sequence ATGAGTAAAAAAATATCCTGTGTAGTCTTAGCTGGTGGTCAAAGTAAGCGAATGGGAACTGATAAAGCCTTTTTGGCGTATAAAGATAAAACCTTTTTACAGACTATAGTAGAAAAACTATCAAAAAAGTGTGATGAAATAATTTTAAGTGTAAATAAAGACCCTCGAATCTACATAGACCACTTAAAGCCACATAAAGTCAAAGTAGTAAAAGACTTACATCCTTACGAAGGACCATTAAATGCTATACTTTCTGTATCAGAGCATATAAAAAATCCTTATGTATTTATAGCAACTTGTGATACGCCTTTACTTAACGAAAATTTGATAGATATTTATATGTCTATAATAGATGAGTTTGATGCTGTTATTCCACAAGTACACGGTAAATTTCAGCCACTTAACACTCTTTACACTAAAAAAAGCTTATTAAAAGTCAAAAACCTATACCCAGAGATAAAATCTCTTAATCAGTGGATAAAAAACTTAAAAAGGGTTTTAGTTGTTAACGAAGAAGTTATCCAAAACTTTGACCCAGACTTACTTACGTACAAAAGTGTAAACACACCTGAAGACTACGAGAGATTGATTAAGTATGGCCTTTAA
- the truB gene encoding tRNA pseudouridine(55) synthase TruB, translated as MDGILLIDKPKFITSNDLVIKVKKHLNEKVGHTGILDYAASGLMVLTVGKATKFTQFFQGLDKQYIAEGKLGEITDTYDSQGKVIQSKPVNITHQQLIEVINSFIGEYDQLPPPYSAKKIQGKRAYQLAKKGINPELKPVRVKIYNIQILEINLPYFKIKVDCSSGTYIRSLIKDIGDKLNTGAYMSDLIRTKIGEFKLEDALKLQEILDKKDFKLIPLKEALYFFEEIQLTPQLERAFKHGQKIKLDADLKGMFKVVNQEGQLLGLGKIEEGILKPEIVLS; from the coding sequence ATGGATGGAATTCTTCTGATAGATAAACCTAAGTTTATAACCTCAAACGATTTAGTAATAAAAGTAAAAAAACATTTAAATGAAAAAGTTGGACATACTGGAATATTAGATTATGCAGCTTCTGGACTTATGGTCTTAACCGTAGGTAAAGCAACAAAATTCACCCAATTTTTTCAAGGACTTGATAAACAGTACATAGCAGAAGGAAAGTTAGGAGAGATAACAGATACTTACGACTCTCAAGGTAAAGTAATCCAGTCAAAACCTGTAAATATTACTCACCAGCAGTTGATAGAAGTAATAAACTCTTTTATAGGAGAATACGACCAACTTCCACCACCTTACAGTGCAAAAAAAATTCAAGGAAAAAGAGCATATCAACTAGCAAAAAAAGGAATAAATCCAGAATTAAAGCCTGTAAGAGTAAAAATATACAACATACAGATATTAGAGATAAACCTTCCTTATTTTAAAATAAAAGTAGATTGCTCATCAGGTACTTACATCAGGTCTTTAATAAAAGATATAGGAGATAAGCTAAATACTGGAGCTTATATGAGTGATTTGATAAGAACAAAGATAGGAGAGTTTAAATTAGAAGATGCTTTAAAACTACAAGAGATTTTAGATAAAAAAGACTTTAAGTTAATACCGTTAAAAGAAGCTCTTTACTTTTTTGAAGAAATACAGTTAACACCACAGTTAGAAAGAGCCTTTAAGCACGGTCAAAAGATAAAACTTGACGCAGATTTAAAAGGAATGTTTAAAGTGGTAAATCAGGAAGGACAGCTCCTTGGACTTGGGAAAATAGAAGAAGGAATATTAAAACCAGAGATTGTTTTGAGTTAG
- the cysM gene encoding cysteine synthase B, with protein MWILGQHDEGYRKTRKSVLELVGNTPLVKLSRCLPDDIKKKNIEIYAKLESYNPGGSVKDRPATRMILEAINSGKLTKDKVIIDATSGNTGIALAMVGTALGYQVELAMPANVSEERKRIIKAFGAKIHFTNPLESTDGAIIYVRKLVEKYPDKYYYIDQYNNDANWKAHFDSTAVEIWNQTGGKITHFVAGIGTGGTVMGTGRRLKIFNPDIRVIGVQPDSPFHGIEGLKYIETSIKPGIFDENRLDRTMFIGTDIAYQRARELSRLEGIFVGQSSGAAFEAAIQIAREIEEGVIVFICPDGGEKYLTTALYDYE; from the coding sequence ATGTGGATACTTGGACAGCACGACGAAGGATATAGAAAAACAAGAAAATCGGTTTTAGAGCTTGTAGGAAATACACCATTAGTTAAGCTAAGCCGTTGTCTTCCTGACGATATAAAGAAAAAAAATATCGAAATATATGCAAAACTTGAAAGTTATAACCCTGGAGGGTCTGTTAAAGATCGCCCAGCAACAAGAATGATTTTAGAAGCAATAAATAGTGGAAAATTAACAAAAGATAAAGTAATAATAGATGCAACCTCTGGAAACACAGGAATAGCACTTGCAATGGTAGGAACCGCTTTAGGATACCAAGTAGAACTTGCAATGCCTGCAAACGTAAGTGAAGAAAGAAAAAGAATAATCAAAGCCTTTGGAGCAAAGATACATTTTACAAACCCCCTTGAAAGTACAGATGGAGCAATTATTTATGTTAGAAAACTTGTAGAAAAGTATCCTGATAAATACTACTACATAGACCAGTACAACAACGATGCAAACTGGAAGGCACACTTTGACTCAACAGCTGTTGAAATATGGAATCAAACCGGAGGAAAGATAACCCATTTTGTAGCTGGAATAGGAACAGGTGGAACTGTAATGGGAACAGGTAGAAGATTAAAGATATTTAACCCTGATATTCGAGTGATAGGAGTTCAGCCAGACAGCCCATTCCACGGTATTGAAGGATTAAAGTATATAGAAACCTCTATAAAACCAGGTATATTTGACGAAAACAGATTAGACAGAACAATGTTTATAGGAACAGACATCGCATACCAGAGGGCAAGGGAGTTATCAAGGTTAGAAGGAATTTTTGTAGGACAGTCTTCTGGAGCTGCCTTTGAAGCTGCTATACAAATAGCAAGAGAGATAGAGGAAGGAGTTATAGTATTTATCTGTCCTGATGGTGGAGAAAAATACTTAACAACGGCGCTTTACGACTATGAGTAA